The Streptomyces cathayae DNA segment GCCGGGCACGCCCGGCGTCCCTGAACGCCCGCCCGCCGATCGCGGTGCCCAGCCACAGCTCGCCGGGGTGGATCACGGAACCGCCCTGGGGCACCGGCAGGGGCCTGGAGACCAGTGCGCGGTCGCCCCGGACGCGGTGGGTCGTGATGGGATGGCGGCGTGAGCCGTGCCACCGAAGAGACCAACCGCCGCATGCTCCGGGCGCGGGACGCGATGGACCGCGACTACGCGCAGCCGATGGACGTCCCCGCCCTGGCGCGCATCGCGCATGTGTCACCGGCGCACTTCACGCGGACCTTCCGGGCCACGTTCGGTGAGACACCGCACCGCTACCTCCAGCGCCGCCGGGTGGAACGGGCGATGTTCCTGCTGCGGGAGACCGACCGCAGCGTGACGGCCATCGGCTTCGAGGTCGGCTTCAACAGCCCGGGAACCTTCAGCCGCACGTTCCGCGACATCGTCGGCCGGTCACCGCGCACGTACCGCAAGGAGGCGACGGCCGCGAGCGTGCCGACGTGCTTCACGATGGCGTGGACCCGGCCGAGCACCTGACCTTCCGGCGGACACCCGGCGCCCGCCCGGGAACCGAGCAGTTTCGGATAAGTTTTCGTCCCGCCGAGTGGATAGCGTGAGCGTCATGTTCAACGCCATCACGCACTCACAGATGTACGTCCTCGACCAGGACGAGGCCCTCGACTTCTACGTCGGCAAGCTCGGTCTGGAGGTCACCGCGGACATCGACATGGGCTTCATGCGCTGGCTGACCGTCGGCGTCCCCGGCCATCCCGAGCGGCAGATCCTGCTGGAGAAGCCGGGCGCTCCGGCGATGTCGGAGGAGACGGCGGAGCAGGTGCGCGACCTGGTGACCAAGGGGGCCATGGGCGGCTGGTTCATCCTCACCACCGACGACTGCCGCAAGACCTACGAGAGGCTGCTGGAGAAGGGCGTGGAGTTCACCCAGGAACCCACCGAGCGCCCGTACGGAATCGACTGCGGCCTGCGCGATCCCTTCGGCAACCGCATCCGCTTCACCCAGCCGAAGGTCTGAGGCGTTCCGAGCGGCTGCCGGGCGGCCGGTGCCCGGTGCGGCGGCGCCGGGCGCCACGCGGTCCGTCCGCCACCGGATCGCCTTGATCCACTCCGGGTGATGGACCTTCCGCTGCCCGCAGAATGACGATCACTCGATCGGCTGCGGAGGCGATCCGGTGAGCGATATGTTCCCTGAGGTCACAGACTTCCCAGTCAGGCTCTTGCCGGACGCGGCGACTACCCTGAGTGCGAAGAGGAGGACGGCTTGCTACTGAGATTCCGCGTCGCGAACGTGCGGTCCTTGCGTGATGAGCAGGAGCTGTCGTTCGTCGAGCCTCAGGACGGGGACGAGTCCGTCGCCCGTCCCGTGGAGCTGGCCGGCGGCCGGTCGGTCGGTGTCCTCCCGCTGGTCGGCATCTTCGGCGCCAACGCGTCCGGCAAGTCGAACGTGCTCGCGGCGCTCGTCGACA contains these protein-coding regions:
- a CDS encoding AraC family transcriptional regulator → MSRATEETNRRMLRARDAMDRDYAQPMDVPALARIAHVSPAHFTRTFRATFGETPHRYLQRRRVERAMFLLRETDRSVTAIGFEVGFNSPGTFSRTFRDIVGRSPRTYRKEATAASVPTCFTMAWTRPST
- a CDS encoding VOC family protein is translated as MFNAITHSQMYVLDQDEALDFYVGKLGLEVTADIDMGFMRWLTVGVPGHPERQILLEKPGAPAMSEETAEQVRDLVTKGAMGGWFILTTDDCRKTYERLLEKGVEFTQEPTERPYGIDCGLRDPFGNRIRFTQPKV